A region of Nostoc sp. 'Peltigera membranacea cyanobiont' N6 DNA encodes the following proteins:
- a CDS encoding NAD(P)/FAD-dependent oxidoreductase, whose product MGAGIAGVCQARHLLLNIPNIKIALIDPRPEERTEKDLKIGESTVEVSTLFFGKELGLYDYLIENHPPKFGLNYHWPKDPKNTQTIDDYYHVWSIKQPPLASVLMNRAKFERDVLKMNKEMGVDFYNGRVVNVDLGSGDIPNNVKVKIGNDYLELTTKHLIDAAGRKFIIGQKTDNLLFGPEKLAGLNNGSAWVRVKNVDRTIFHSGYDPTGATCSHYYATNHMMGHGHWIWVIPTDTQTMELSVGVSHHHEVIPAQSVNTKEKFYAFLESNHNILYQLVKSGEDIDFHYLPRVAHKSKTLFSPDNWYVIGDAAAIFDPFYSLGMVMMTFQMESVTEIIRAKLAGEPDAEKKRAVYNAYNLGYVESCNHLLHDHAKQLGHASIMSWRVYLENMWWFGMIVPLYVGKWHLDLKFLRRFSQQSRQVIRTLMSHVYEQFNELIEKDANIGMMYVHRGQQLPFGYYITQEFDSYLQNTKYEPQRCNVFAYMKNIYFFVALWYLKFLWKGFGLKGVLSPRNLKHVFALLNASAQSSWDDLIYRRKTKGMAANSEIARVTEEFKSYRHQSELEPWLTSKSAESQKLPEQELVTSEL is encoded by the coding sequence ATGGGTGCTGGGATCGCTGGAGTATGTCAAGCTCGTCACTTGCTACTGAATATTCCCAACATCAAAATCGCCTTAATTGACCCACGTCCTGAAGAACGGACTGAAAAAGATTTAAAAATTGGTGAGTCAACTGTCGAAGTTTCCACTCTCTTTTTCGGCAAAGAGTTAGGTCTTTATGATTACTTAATTGAGAATCATCCACCGAAATTTGGACTAAACTATCATTGGCCCAAAGACCCAAAAAATACACAGACCATCGATGACTACTATCATGTCTGGTCTATTAAACAACCCCCGCTAGCTTCCGTTCTCATGAACCGCGCCAAGTTCGAGCGGGATGTCTTGAAAATGAATAAAGAGATGGGAGTTGACTTTTACAATGGTCGTGTAGTCAACGTTGATTTAGGCTCTGGTGATATCCCAAACAATGTTAAGGTGAAAATAGGTAATGATTACCTAGAACTTACAACCAAGCATCTTATTGATGCAGCAGGACGCAAATTTATCATTGGTCAGAAAACAGACAATCTCCTCTTTGGCCCTGAGAAACTCGCTGGTCTTAACAATGGTTCTGCATGGGTACGGGTTAAAAATGTCGATCGCACCATTTTTCATAGTGGTTACGATCCTACAGGTGCTACATGTAGCCATTACTATGCCACTAATCACATGATGGGTCACGGCCATTGGATCTGGGTCATTCCTACAGATACTCAGACTATGGAATTGTCAGTAGGGGTATCTCATCATCATGAAGTTATTCCAGCGCAGAGCGTTAACACCAAAGAAAAGTTTTATGCTTTTTTAGAATCAAATCACAACATTCTTTACCAACTAGTCAAGAGTGGAGAAGATATTGACTTTCATTACTTACCAAGGGTGGCACACAAGAGTAAAACTCTGTTTTCTCCAGACAATTGGTATGTAATTGGTGATGCAGCTGCCATCTTCGATCCTTTCTATTCCTTAGGAATGGTAATGATGACATTTCAAATGGAAAGTGTCACAGAAATTATCCGAGCCAAATTAGCAGGTGAACCGGATGCAGAGAAGAAGCGGGCTGTTTATAATGCATACAATCTTGGGTATGTAGAATCTTGCAATCATCTTCTCCACGACCACGCCAAACAACTTGGTCATGCTAGCATCATGAGCTGGCGCGTCTATCTAGAAAACATGTGGTGGTTCGGGATGATTGTGCCTTTATATGTTGGCAAATGGCATTTAGATTTGAAGTTTCTCCGCAGATTTAGCCAACAAAGTCGTCAAGTAATCAGAACATTGATGTCTCATGTGTATGAACAGTTCAATGAACTCATAGAAAAAGATGCTAATATTGGCATGATGTATGTTCACAGAGGGCAGCAATTACCCTTCGGTTACTACATAACCCAAGAATTTGATAGCTATTTGCAAAACACAAAATACGAACCTCAAAGATGCAATGTTTTTGCATACATGAAAAACATTTACTTCTTTGTTGCTCTTTGGTATCTCAAATTCCTGTGGAAAGGTTTTGGACTAAAAGGTGTGTTGTCACCAAGGAATCTAAAACATGTTTTTGCTTTACTCAATGCATCTGCTCAATCTAGCTGGGACGATCTAATTTACCGACGCAAGACCAAAGGTATGGCAGCTAATAGTGAAATTGCTAGGGTGACAGAAGAGTTCAAGAGTTATAGA